ACGGTCCGGGGGAGGGTCAGTAGCCCCGCTGGCTCGCGTAGAAGACCAGCCGGTACTTGCCGATCTGCACCTCGTCGCCGTTGTGCAGGGCGACCTGGTCGATCCGCTCACGGTTGACGTAGGTGCCGTTCAGGCTGCCGACGTCGGCGACCGTGAACGAGCCGTCCTGGCCCCGGCGGAACTCCACGTGGCGACGCGAGACGGTCACGTCGTCCAGGAAGATGTCGCTCTGCGGGTGACGGCCCGCCGTGGTCAGATCGCCGTCCAGCAGGAAACGGCTGCCCGCGTTCGGGCCGCGACGCACGACGAGGAGTGCCGAGCCGAGCGGCAGCGCGTCGACGGCGGCCTGGGCCTCGGGAGAGAGCGCCGGCAGCTGGGTCTGGCCGGTGACCTCGGAGTCGTACGCCTCGAGGCCGGAGATGGAGATCGTGGAGGTCGTCTCGGACGGACGCTCGGGGGTCGCCCCGGCCCGCAGCGGAGCACCGCAGTTCGAGCAGAAGCGGCTGTTCTCCGCGTTGCGGTTACCGCACCTCGTACACACCAGGGCCGACATCGACGGATCCTCCTGCCGCGGCTGCCCCGCCGGGGCATTGGACGCATACGGGTCTGAGGCAAACCCTCCACCCGCACCTGAGGTTGACGGATCCCCGAAACCTATGCGGCCCGACTGGGCAGGGTCAACAGACGGCGCGCCCTGACCTCCGGAAATGTCACCTCCCGGACCAGCGACCTGGTCCCGGAACATGGGGCGCTCACCGCCCTGGCCCTCCGCTTCCGAAGGCTGCGCGCGATGGCGGGAGGTCGCGTTGTCGCTGCCCTCTCGCGCGCTCTTGCCGAACAACTTCGCAAACAACTTCACGGGCGATTCCCCTTGACCGAAACAGACCCGCCCGTGGGGCAGGACGAACCCTGACTGAACACACCGGCCGAGCCGGACAACCTCACAACGTCCGTACCCACCGGACAGTTTCCACCACGCACCACCCATTCGGTGCGCCGACCCCCCGCAACCTCATGCCCTGGCCGGACGGGCCCCATGCACCTGCGGTTCACTGGGAGGACGACCGAGCGTAGTCAGGCCGCTTCGCCGCTCGCAAGGCGTCCACGACGATCTTGTCCACCCGCTGCACGGTCACGGTGGCCTGCTCCTTCTCCAGTGTCTGCACCACGCCTCCGGGGATGTTCAGTGCGGGCTCGAGGTCCTGCGGATTACCGATGACCTTGAAACGAAACGGCTGGGTGATCTTGTTCCCGTCGACACTGATCCCGTCGTCGGAATCGGTCAGGTAGGTGCTGGCCACGACCCGTACGCCGTTCACCTGGATCGCCTCCGCGCCTGCCGCGCGCAGCTCCTGGATCGCGTCGAGCAACATATCCGCCTCGACCGTCCCCTTCGTGTCGTCGATCGTCAGTGTGATGCCGGGCCCCTGCGCCGCCACCGTGCCCGCCAGAATGCCGAGTTGCCGCTCCTTCTCGACCGTCTGTTTGCGTGCCTCCTCGGCCTGGTCCGAGCTGTTCTCCAACTCGGTGCGCTGATCCTCGAGACCCTGCTTCTCCTCCTCCAGACGCTGCGTACGGTCATCCAGTTCATCGAGGATGCGAACGAGGTCCTCCTGACGTGCCCCGCGCAGCGCGCTGTCGTCGTTGTTGGACGCCACCTGGATGGCCAGCCCGAAGCCGAGGCCGAACAGCAGCAGGGCCACGATGAGTTGGGCGCGGGTGAAGCGCGGCGGCCACAGTCCCTGGGCCAGCCGCTGCCGCCCGGTCAGCTTGTCCTTCTCCTCCTGAGGCGCCGCACCGGGCTCCTCGGCGGCCGCGGGGGCCACTTCCTGGGGCAGTTCCCGGCGCAGCCGGGCCGTCGGTGTGTCGTCCCCTCCGGCGCCCGGGGTCGGCTTCGGATCCGGCGTCTGGTCCTGGTCGCTCATCGGCCTCACGCCCGGAACACGTGCCGGCGGATCGCCGCGGCGTTGGAGAAGATGCGGATCCCGAGGACGACCACGACGCCCGTGGACAGCTGGGCGCCGACGCCCAACTTGTCGCCGAGGAAGACGATCAGGGCGGCCACCACCACGTTCGACAGGAACGACACGACGAAGACCTTGTCGTCGAAGATGCCGTCCAGCATCGCGCGCAGACCACCGAAGACGGCGTCCAGCGCCGCCACCACGGCGATGGGGAGATACGGCTCTACCACCGCCGGTACCTCGGGCCGGACCAGCAGTCCGGCCACGACTCCGAGGACGAGGCCCAGTACGGCGATCACGATGTGCCCTTCTCTGTGCTGGGTTCTGCTGTTCGTACGATCACGCTCGGCGCGGCCGGCACCTTGATGTCGTCCTCGACGGAGATGCTCGTCCGGATGCCGAAGTTCTCCTGGAGGGCGTGCAGATACAGCCCGTCGGGGCTGTTCTGGAACGTGGTGCTCAGCCGCTGCCCGTCCCCCACCGCGAGGACCGTGTAGGGCGGTGCCAGCGGCTTGTTGTCGACCAGTATCGCGTCGCCCGCTGCCCTGATCGCCGACAGTGCGGTGAGCCGCTGACCGTTGATCGAGACGGCTTCGGCGCCGGACTCCCACAGCCCGTTGACGACCCGCTGCATGTCCCGGTCCCGCACACGGCCGGTGTCCGAGAAGCCCGACGTCTCGCGCGGGTCGCCGTCACCGCCCTGACCGGCACCCTTGGCGTCGTTGACGACGAGACGGACTCCGGGGCCGTGCACCTCGACGGCGCCCGACAGGATGCCCACCAGGTCGTCACCGTCGCTGCCGCCGTCGTCCTTGAGTGCCTTGCGCTGTCGGGCGCTCACGTCGTCCCGGAGCTCGTCCACGGAGTCCTCGAGCTCGTCCGCGGCGGCCGTCTCCTCCTGGATACGGTCGATGAGCTCCTCGCGCTCCTTGGCGACCACGGGAGCGCTGATGCGCGCCTGCGCGGCACCCACCGTCACCACCAGGGCGGCGAGGACCAGACCGACCGCGAGTCCCAGCTTGGCCCGCACCGTCTTCGGCATGCCCTCGGCGCCCGCGGCCTTCCTGCGGGCGGCCGCCTCGGCGTATCCGTCGTCGAGGCTGTGGTCCATGACGTTGTTGAGCAGCGACATGGAGGCGTCCGGACGCGACGGGCGCGCGGGTGTGCTCCGAACGGGGGGCTGCTGCGGCATGCCGCACATCGTCGCACGTCGCGACCACTACCTCCGAATGGCCCCACCCGCGTGCCGGACAGGCCCCGTTGGGGGCACTTGTCCGGCACGCGCGCGTGCGAGGCGATTCAGCGACCGGCGCTGTCCACGACCGCCGCCCACTCGTCGAGCAGGGACTGCGCGGAGGCGTCGTCGGGCCCCTCGGCCCACAGATGCGTGACGGCTTCGGCCGGGTCCGGCAGGACCATCACCCACCGCCCGTCGGTCTCCACGACCCGCACCCCGTCGGTGGTGTCCACGAAACGGTCCCCGGCCGCCTCGACGACCCGGCGCATCACCAGGCCCTTGACGGCCCACGGGGTGGCGAGATCCCGCTTCAGGACGTGCGCCCGCGGAATCCGTGCGTCGATCTGGCTGAGCGTGAGCTGCGTCCGCGCCACCAGTCCGATGAGCCGTACGAAGGCCGCCGTCCCGTCGAAGACGCTGCTGAACTCCGGCACGATGAAGCCACCGCGTCCGTCGCCGCCGAAGATGGTCGTCTCGTCACGGCCGACCCGCGTGAGGTCGTCGGGCGATGTGGTCGTCCACTCGACCTGCGTGCCGTGATAGGCGGCGACCTGCTCGCCGATCCTGGTGGTGGTCACCGGAAGCGCGACCCGTCCGCTCCGCCGCTCGGCGGCGACCAGGTCGAGCATGACCAGCAGGGCCCGGTCGTCCTCGACGATGCGGCCCTTCTCGTCGACGAGCGACAGCCGTTCACCGACGGGGTCGAACCGGACGCCGAACGCGGCCCGCGAGGACGCGACGATCTCGCCCAGCCGCACCAGCCCCGACCGCCGCATGTCGCCGGTCTCCGTCGGCCTGGACTCGTCGAGACCCGGGTTGATCGTCAACGAGTCGACACCCAGCTTGCCGAGCAGACTCGGCAGGACGAGACCGGCGCTGCCGTTGGACGCGTCCACGACGACCTTGAGCCCCGAGTCGGCGATCCCGGTCGTGTCCACGTTCCGCAGCAACGAGCCGGTGTACGAGTCGAACACACTGGCCGGGAAGTGCAGGTCCCCGATCTCGCCCGGGAACGCGCGCCGGTACTCCTGTCGCGCGAACACCCGATCCAGCTTCCGCTGGCTGGCCTGCGACAGGTCGGCACCCTGCCCGTCGAAGAACATGATGTCGACGGAGTCCGGAACCCCCGGAGTCGTCCGGATCATGATCCCGCCGGCGCTTCCCCGCGCGGTCTGCTGCCGCGCGACCGGCAGCGGCACGTTCTCCAGGTCCCGTACGTCGATGGCGCTGGCCTGCAGCGCCGAGATGACCGCCCGCTTCAGCGCGCGGGCGCCTCGGGAGTGGTCACGGGCGGTGGTGACCGTGGAGCCCTTCTTGAGGGTCGTCGCGTAGGCTCCCGCGAGCCGCACGGCCAGCTCGGGAGTGATCTCCACGTTCAGGATGCCGGACACGCCCCGGGCACCGAACAGATGGGCCTGCCCGCGGGACTCCCAGATCACCGAGGTGTTGACGAACGCGCCGGCCTCGATCGTCTTGAAGGGGTAGACACGCACATTCCCCTGGATGATCGATTC
This genomic stretch from Streptomyces deccanensis harbors:
- a CDS encoding FHA domain-containing protein, with product MGGAWWKLSGGYGRCEVVRLGRCVQSGFVLPHGRVCFGQGESPVKLFAKLFGKSAREGSDNATSRHRAQPSEAEGQGGERPMFRDQVAGPGGDISGGQGAPSVDPAQSGRIGFGDPSTSGAGGGFASDPYASNAPAGQPRQEDPSMSALVCTRCGNRNAENSRFCSNCGAPLRAGATPERPSETTSTISISGLEAYDSEVTGQTQLPALSPEAQAAVDALPLGSALLVVRRGPNAGSRFLLDGDLTTAGRHPQSDIFLDDVTVSRRHVEFRRGQDGSFTVADVGSLNGTYVNRERIDQVALHNGDEVQIGKYRLVFYASQRGY
- a CDS encoding DUF881 domain-containing protein, whose protein sequence is MSDQDQTPDPKPTPGAGGDDTPTARLRRELPQEVAPAAAEEPGAAPQEEKDKLTGRQRLAQGLWPPRFTRAQLIVALLLFGLGFGLAIQVASNNDDSALRGARQEDLVRILDELDDRTQRLEEEKQGLEDQRTELENSSDQAEEARKQTVEKERQLGILAGTVAAQGPGITLTIDDTKGTVEADMLLDAIQELRAAGAEAIQVNGVRVVASTYLTDSDDGISVDGNKITQPFRFKVIGNPQDLEPALNIPGGVVQTLEKEQATVTVQRVDKIVVDALRAAKRPDYARSSSQ
- a CDS encoding small basic family protein, which translates into the protein MIAVLGLVLGVVAGLLVRPEVPAVVEPYLPIAVVAALDAVFGGLRAMLDGIFDDKVFVVSFLSNVVVAALIVFLGDKLGVGAQLSTGVVVVLGIRIFSNAAAIRRHVFRA
- a CDS encoding DUF881 domain-containing protein; the encoded protein is MCGMPQQPPVRSTPARPSRPDASMSLLNNVMDHSLDDGYAEAAARRKAAGAEGMPKTVRAKLGLAVGLVLAALVVTVGAAQARISAPVVAKEREELIDRIQEETAAADELEDSVDELRDDVSARQRKALKDDGGSDGDDLVGILSGAVEVHGPGVRLVVNDAKGAGQGGDGDPRETSGFSDTGRVRDRDMQRVVNGLWESGAEAVSINGQRLTALSAIRAAGDAILVDNKPLAPPYTVLAVGDGQRLSTTFQNSPDGLYLHALQENFGIRTSISVEDDIKVPAAPSVIVRTAEPSTEKGTS
- a CDS encoding mannose-1-phosphate guanyltransferase; amino-acid sequence: MKAVVMAGGEGTRLRPMTSSMPKPLLPVANRPIMEHVLRLLKRHGLNETVVTVQFLASLVKNYFGDGEELGMELTYANEEKPLGTAGSVKNAEEALKDDAFLVISGDALTDFDLTELINFHKEKGALVTVCLTRVPNPLEFGITIVDEEGKVERFLEKPTWGQVFSDTVNTGIYVMEPEVFDYVEADVPVDWSGDVFPQLMKEGKPVYGYVAEGYWEDVGTHESYVKAQADVLEGKVDVEIDGFELSPGVWIAEGAEVHPDAVLRGPLYIGDYAKVEAGAEIREHTVVGSNVVVKSGAFLHKAVVHDNVYIGQHSNLRGCVVGKNTDIMRAARIEDGAVIGDECLVGEESIIQGNVRVYPFKTIEAGAFVNTSVIWESRGQAHLFGARGVSGILNVEITPELAVRLAGAYATTLKKGSTVTTARDHSRGARALKRAVISALQASAIDVRDLENVPLPVARQQTARGSAGGIMIRTTPGVPDSVDIMFFDGQGADLSQASQRKLDRVFARQEYRRAFPGEIGDLHFPASVFDSYTGSLLRNVDTTGIADSGLKVVVDASNGSAGLVLPSLLGKLGVDSLTINPGLDESRPTETGDMRRSGLVRLGEIVASSRAAFGVRFDPVGERLSLVDEKGRIVEDDRALLVMLDLVAAERRSGRVALPVTTTRIGEQVAAYHGTQVEWTTTSPDDLTRVGRDETTIFGGDGRGGFIVPEFSSVFDGTAAFVRLIGLVARTQLTLSQIDARIPRAHVLKRDLATPWAVKGLVMRRVVEAAGDRFVDTTDGVRVVETDGRWVMVLPDPAEAVTHLWAEGPDDASAQSLLDEWAAVVDSAGR